One segment of Amycolatopsis alba DSM 44262 DNA contains the following:
- a CDS encoding response regulator transcription factor gives MRVLVVEDERLLADTIAEGLRRFSMAVDVCYDGGQALDRVGVHGYDVVVLDRDLPVVHGDEVCAAVIGTGGEARVLMLTAAADVNDRVAGLGLGADDYLTKPFAFAELVARVQALSRRARPALPPVLERGGVVLDLPRHQASRDGRFLPLSPKEFAVLEVLMRAEGTVVSAEELLEKAWDEHADPFTNAVRVAMMTLRRKLGEPPLIETVPGAGYRFGS, from the coding sequence GTGCGAGTGCTGGTAGTGGAAGACGAGCGCCTGCTGGCGGACACGATCGCCGAGGGCCTGCGACGGTTCTCCATGGCCGTCGACGTCTGCTACGACGGCGGACAGGCCCTGGACCGGGTGGGGGTGCACGGCTACGACGTCGTCGTGCTCGACAGGGACCTCCCCGTCGTGCACGGCGACGAGGTCTGCGCCGCGGTGATCGGGACCGGCGGCGAGGCCAGGGTCCTCATGCTCACCGCGGCCGCCGACGTCAACGACCGGGTCGCCGGGCTTGGCCTCGGCGCCGACGACTACCTGACGAAGCCGTTCGCGTTCGCCGAGCTCGTCGCGCGGGTGCAGGCGCTGTCGCGGCGCGCGCGGCCGGCGCTGCCGCCGGTACTGGAACGCGGCGGTGTCGTCCTCGACCTGCCCCGGCACCAGGCGTCCCGCGATGGCCGGTTCCTTCCCTTGTCCCCCAAGGAATTCGCGGTTCTGGAGGTGCTGATGCGCGCCGAAGGGACCGTGGTCAGCGCGGAAGAACTGCTGGAGAAGGCGTGGGACGAGCACGCCGATCCGTTCACGAACGCCGTCCGGGTGGCGATGATGACGTTGCGCCGCAAACTCGGCGAACCGCCGCTGATCGAGACCGTTCCCGGCGCCGGTTACCGGTTCGGGTCATGA
- a CDS encoding ATP-binding protein, whose protein sequence is MKPLRLSLRTKLTALYGGAFLVVGLALLIVNYLLVSSKLPDTAAFADTAAGISVQRAQAYPMDTATIMPVERAQATQLVATSITEYRSDVLSTLLWQSLVALAIAGALAVLFGWLMASRVLRPLHAITSTARKLEVENLDRRIDLDGPDDELKELADTFDGMLDRLAVSFESQKRFVANASHELRTPLAVQRTLVEVAMADPDVSPEVRKLGEHLIYTNERSERMIEGLLVLARSDRGLAARGPVRLDEVAATVIRSATAMAEEAGVTVESRLRPRTVSGDPVLLERLVTNLVHNAITYNREGGWIHVDIGGDPALVVRNTGPQVPLDAVPALFEPFRRLSGDRTGDSRNAGLGLSIVRSIAKAHGGTAGAEPGGRGGGLVVRVRLP, encoded by the coding sequence ATGAAGCCACTCCGGCTTTCCCTGCGCACCAAGCTGACCGCGCTCTACGGCGGGGCGTTCCTGGTCGTCGGGCTCGCGTTGCTGATCGTCAACTACCTGCTGGTGAGCTCGAAGCTGCCGGACACGGCCGCCTTCGCCGACACCGCCGCGGGCATCTCGGTCCAGCGCGCCCAGGCGTACCCGATGGACACGGCGACCATCATGCCCGTCGAGCGCGCACAGGCCACCCAGCTGGTCGCGACCTCGATCACCGAATACCGCTCGGACGTGCTTTCGACACTGCTGTGGCAATCGCTGGTGGCGCTGGCGATCGCCGGCGCGCTCGCGGTGCTGTTCGGCTGGCTGATGGCGAGCCGGGTGCTGCGACCGCTGCACGCGATCACTTCGACCGCGCGAAAACTCGAGGTCGAGAACCTCGACCGGCGGATCGACCTCGACGGCCCCGACGACGAACTCAAGGAACTCGCGGACACCTTCGACGGCATGCTCGACCGGCTCGCCGTGTCGTTCGAGAGCCAGAAACGCTTTGTCGCCAACGCTTCCCACGAACTGCGGACCCCTCTGGCCGTGCAGCGCACACTGGTCGAGGTGGCGATGGCCGACCCCGACGTCAGCCCGGAGGTCCGGAAACTCGGCGAACACCTGATCTACACCAACGAACGCAGCGAACGGATGATCGAAGGCCTGCTCGTGCTCGCCCGCAGCGATCGCGGCCTCGCCGCGCGCGGCCCCGTCCGACTGGACGAGGTCGCGGCGACGGTGATCCGGTCCGCGACGGCGATGGCCGAGGAAGCGGGGGTCACGGTGGAGTCGCGGCTGCGGCCGCGGACGGTGTCCGGCGACCCCGTGCTGCTGGAACGGCTGGTCACGAACCTCGTGCACAACGCCATCACCTACAACCGCGAGGGCGGCTGGATCCACGTCGACATCGGCGGCGATCCGGCGCTGGTGGTGCGCAACACCGGCCCGCAGGTGCCACTGGACGCCGTCCCCGCGCTGTTCGAGCCGTTCCGGCGGCTCTCCGGCGACCGGACCGGCGACTCGCGCAACGCCGGGCTCGGGCTGTCGATCGTCCGGTCCATCGCCAAGGCGCACGGAGGGACCGCGGGCGCGGAACCCGGCGGCCGGGGCGGCGGACTGGTCGTCCGGGTGCGGCTGCCTTAG